One genomic region from Leptospiraceae bacterium encodes:
- a CDS encoding metal ABC transporter permease yields MDLISNIKLFYPQILLGSFVGILLSCIGVIIVLRRMAFLGLTLSQAVSLSVAVSMFFNWQGNISIVLFSSILFIPVLVLYRNRDTGKDTLLGILFVCFAALSQILMSFGGNVQNHLLSAYFGDILTSSAVFNPSSIVILVLALLLFVIMYKRVLFLSFDEDEFRVKGFSPILTELIFYFSAIIILSVSVNLLGSFYTVAHLLIPVYTALFFARSMRFIFIFGVIFSFISTFSGFSISLIPLKYQGNEIFLPTSSIIIGFMTLLAFVIISTVKLKNRF; encoded by the coding sequence ATGGATCTGATTTCAAATATAAAGCTGTTTTATCCGCAAATTCTTCTGGGTTCTTTTGTAGGAATTTTATTAAGTTGTATCGGCGTAATTATTGTACTGCGCAGAATGGCTTTTTTGGGTCTGACACTTTCGCAGGCGGTTTCTCTGTCTGTAGCTGTATCCATGTTTTTTAACTGGCAGGGGAATATAAGTATTGTTTTATTTTCTTCTATTTTATTTATCCCGGTTCTTGTTCTGTACAGAAACCGTGACACGGGAAAAGATACTCTTTTAGGTATACTCTTTGTATGCTTTGCTGCCCTTTCCCAGATTTTAATGAGTTTTGGTGGAAATGTTCAGAACCATTTACTTAGTGCTTACTTCGGAGATATTTTAACTTCAAGTGCTGTTTTTAATCCTTCTTCTATAGTTATATTGGTATTGGCTCTTTTGCTATTTGTCATAATGTATAAGAGAGTATTATTTTTATCTTTTGATGAAGATGAGTTTCGAGTTAAGGGTTTTTCTCCGATTCTTACCGAACTTATATTCTATTTCTCTGCTATTATTATCCTTTCGGTCAGTGTTAATCTATTAGGATCTTTTTATACGGTTGCCCACTTACTGATTCCGGTCTATACGGCCTTATTTTTTGCCCGTAGTATGCGTTTTATTTTTATATTTGGAGTAATATTTAGCTTTATCTCTACATTTAGCGGATTTTCAATTTCTCTTATTCCTTTAAAGTATCAGGGAAACGAAATATTCTTACCTACTTCCAGTATCATTATAGGATTTATGACTCTATTAGCTTTTGTGATTATTTCTACTGTTAAATTAAAAAATCGTTTTTAA
- a CDS encoding AraC family transcriptional regulator encodes MSLYILFSGSIFAFIWAFGIFISANRRKSHKTLSYLLWIASIWLLSGFYYFGEFHKKYPEGYLLHLPLIFTCGPTFYLYYCQTLIEKQVNIKRFILYHFFIPTLVFILCIPIYLSSYEEKIQFILDFERKKLSYYHYLIILLHIGTKISLLSYIQYFIYSNWSIILKYYFSENQGYKLTILMIFFIYIDLLFGLIGMLSGISELVKFSALLLPANLYIFFLFSYAYPDMLSGFQKEIKKKYEQSKIQKLDVNRILSELKELMEKDKIFLEEKITLPELARELKISSHQLSEILNERMNKKFYDYINEYRIMEAKKLLTLNPEDTILSIAYAVGFNSKSAFNKAFKAYIGETPNSYRKNSMKKN; translated from the coding sequence ATGAGTCTTTATATTCTATTTTCCGGAAGTATCTTTGCATTTATCTGGGCTTTCGGTATTTTCATTTCTGCAAATCGCAGGAAAAGTCATAAAACTCTGAGTTATCTTCTATGGATTGCCTCTATATGGCTCTTATCAGGTTTTTATTATTTTGGTGAATTTCATAAAAAGTATCCGGAAGGATATTTACTTCATTTACCTCTTATTTTTACCTGTGGACCGACCTTTTATCTTTATTATTGTCAGACTTTAATAGAGAAACAAGTCAATATCAAGAGATTTATCTTATATCATTTTTTCATACCGACTCTTGTTTTTATCCTTTGTATTCCAATTTATTTATCTTCTTACGAAGAGAAGATTCAATTTATTTTAGATTTTGAAAGGAAGAAATTAAGTTACTATCATTACCTAATTATCCTTTTACATATTGGTACAAAGATATCTCTTCTTTCCTATATTCAATATTTTATATATTCCAATTGGAGCATTATTCTAAAATATTATTTTTCTGAAAATCAAGGATATAAGCTTACGATTCTAATGATTTTTTTTATTTATATAGATTTACTTTTTGGACTTATAGGTATGTTATCAGGTATTTCTGAATTGGTAAAATTTAGTGCCTTATTATTACCGGCTAATCTATATATTTTCTTTTTGTTTTCTTATGCCTATCCGGATATGTTATCAGGTTTTCAAAAGGAAATTAAAAAAAAATATGAGCAATCCAAAATTCAAAAATTAGATGTTAATAGAATTCTTTCAGAACTAAAAGAGCTTATGGAGAAAGATAAAATTTTCTTAGAAGAGAAAATTACTCTTCCTGAACTTGCCAGAGAGTTAAAGATTTCTTCTCATCAACTTTCTGAAATACTAAACGAAAGAATGAATAAAAAATTTTATGATTATATAAATGAATACAGAATCATGGAAGCTAAAAAATTGTTAACTCTTAATCCTGAGGATACAATCCTTTCTATTGCTTATGCAGTAGGTTTTAATTCTAAGTCCGCATTCAATAAAGCATTTAAAGCGTATATTGGTGAAACGCCTAACTCGTATAGAAAGAACTCAATGAAAAAAAATTAA